From the Flavobacterium galactosidilyticum genome, one window contains:
- a CDS encoding DUF2853 family protein, whose translation MSAREELIVKYAADLKDKCGVNPDMDLLTKVTIGCGPSIYNADSATVAGSQQAELDTVKNNFLIKKLGLTDGVDLDAGIDAVMEKYGRSNKSKYRAVVYYLLTVHFKKESIYN comes from the coding sequence ATGAGTGCAAGAGAAGAATTAATTGTAAAGTATGCAGCCGATTTGAAAGACAAATGTGGCGTTAATCCAGACATGGATTTATTGACTAAAGTAACTATTGGTTGTGGGCCGTCTATTTATAATGCGGATTCAGCAACAGTAGCGGGAAGTCAACAAGCAGAATTAGATACCGTTAAAAATAACTTTCTTATTAAAAAGTTAGGATTAACTGACGGAGTAGATTTAGATGCTGGTATTGATGCAGTGATGGAAAAATATGGTCGTTCGAACAAAAGTAAGTACAGAGCAGTAGTTTATTACTTATTGACCGTTCATTTCAAAAAAGAAAGTATTTATAATTAA